One Oryza sativa Japonica Group chromosome 8, ASM3414082v1 DNA window includes the following coding sequences:
- the LOC4344809 gene encoding uncharacterized protein has translation MATKQQDASTSGAAMSMKEYLKRYQSDDAQGKAKKKKKKKPKPAAAVGGGVLIVDEDPTWHKPVQIEEEPASSGDERPLVDEDIEVKRMRRLEAIRAARPYNAIAEDGSGWVTVAAPEDSDGGLTGRRRRNDTPSPERGGAGRKDLSPPRRRQRQDTPSPDPRDAAGKDLSPPRQRRRRQDTPSPKGSEVAGGHDDLSPPRKSRQQRDPSPPRRLSRHDSKESQDISPPRRRTRHDSEEPQDLSPPRRKGRHDSEEPKDLLPPWRRVRHDSEEPKDLSPPRRRTRHDSEEPEDLSPPRRRTRHDSHEPKDKLPPLKRQALGDGDISPPRKGRKEVAPKEVRKAGLMTAEEVKEDIRKIKEDERLKFAAQDPSVIGKGAKAVFRDKQGKRISEEDMRKAKEDTKPKEIHIEWGKGLVQKREAEARLQELESEKSKPFARTRDDPELDTMLKNRIRWGDPMAHLVKRNDTDLLLEDLGDDEKMKESGFIVPQNIPSHSWLKRGVDPPPNRYGIKPGRHWDGVDRSNGFEKDMFKLKNEKQATEQEAYLWSVADM, from the exons atggcgacgaAGCAGCAGGACGCTTCGACGTCCGGCGCGGCCATGTCCATGAAGGAGTACCTCAAGAGGTACCAATCCGACGACGCGCAGGGCaaggccaagaagaagaagaagaagaagcccaaGCCCGCGGCCGCCGTGGGCGGAGGTGTGCTTATCGTCGACGAGGACCCCACGTGGCACAAGCCCGTCCAGATCGAGGAGGAGCCCGCGTCGTCCG GGGATGAGAGACCGTTGGTGGACGAGGACATCGAGGTCAAGCGGATGCGCCGCCTGGAGGCGATTCGCGCGGCGCGGCCGTACAATGCTATCGCTGAGGACGGAAGCGGGTGGGTCACCGTGGCCGCCCCCGAGGACTCCGATGGTGGTTTAACCGGTCGCCGCCGCAGAAATGACACGCCCTCACCGGAGCGCGGGGGTGCTGGAAGGAAGGATCTGTCTCCtccgcggcggaggcagcggcaggATACGCCCTCGCCGGACCCGAGAGATGCTGCGGGTAAGGATCTGTCGCCGCCGAGGCAGAGGCGAAGGCGGCAAGACACGCCGTCACCAAAGGGTAGTGAGGTAGCTGGGGGGCATGATGATTTGTCACCACCGCGGAAGTCTAGGCAGCAACGAGACCCCTCTCCTCCACGCAGGCTCTCTCGCCATGACTCCAAGGAATCCCAGGACATTTCACCACCACGAAGGCGTACCAGGCATGACTCAGAGGAGCCACAGGACCTCTCTCCACCACGCCGGAAGGGGCGGCATGATTCTGAAGAACCCAAAGACCTCTTGCCACCATGGAGGCGCGTGAGGCATGATTCTGAGGAACCCAAAGACCTCTCGCCACCACGGAGGCGCACGAGACATGATTCAGAAGAGCCCGAAGACCTCTCTCCCCCACGCAGACGGACGCGGCACGACTCTCATGAACCCAAGGACAAATTGCCACCACTGAAAAGGCAGGCTTTGGGTGATGGGGACATTTCACCTCCAAGGAAGGGTAGGAAGGAAGTGGCTCCGAAGGAGGTGAGGAAAGCTGGGTTGATGACAGCAGAGGAAGTTAAAGAGGACATCAGGAAGATTAAGGAGGATGAGAGGCTCAA GTTTGCTGCACAGGATCCCTCAGTGATTGGGAAAGGGGCAAAAGCAGTATTCCGAGATAAACAAG GAAAACGAATAAGTGAAGAAGATATGAGGAAGGCAAAGGAAGACACGAAACCAAAG GAAATACATATAGAATGGGGTAAAGGGTTGGTGCAGAAGCGAGAAGCTGAGGCTAGATTACAGGAGCTTGAATCTGAAAAGAGTAAGCCATTTGCACGGACAAG GGATGATCCTGAGCTCGACACCATGCTAAAAAACAGAATCCGGTGGGGTGATCCTATGGCTCATCTtgtcaag AGGAATGATACAGACCTCCTTCTGGAGGACTTGGGAGATGATGAAAAGATGAAAGAATCTGGCTTCATTGTTCCCCAAAATATACCTAGTCACAGCTGGCTGAAGCGTGGTGTAGATCCTCCTCCAAACCGCTACGGCATAAAGCCTGGTCGTCATTGGGACGGAGTGGATCGCAGCAATG GATTTGAGAAGGATATGTTTAAGCTGAAGAACGAGAAGCAAGCAACGGAGCAAGAGGCCTACCTTTGGTCTGTCGCAGATATGTGA